One window of the Entelurus aequoreus isolate RoL-2023_Sb linkage group LG18, RoL_Eaeq_v1.1, whole genome shotgun sequence genome contains the following:
- the LOC133634037 gene encoding trinucleotide repeat-containing gene 6C protein-like isoform X3, giving the protein MEEKRKKKQEEKIKKDNAQKKATEQKPKDISLPSGNCFLGASLQADSVSRANNKIIERSDTKAWPSISRSSDPSHPAAPECPLGSASFSTDVSAVTPTSSTFLSMATGATGQPANYQTLKSNNNMMTGPGSANTLSSNKGWGSDTKQDGINGGRVGTPNHWGSPGFNLNLNPNANPSAWPVLGHEGGGVIGPNGVSTSSHPPSNGNGNLGKGGVGGANACGGGWVSMVGANENEQQRSSTNTSLSFNMETNRNMDGPNHNKQQAQEPMSPIHGLTGWGGQSPTESSQLNGDTTGSSVWGSPETKAVDSPKDSAWEAAPSAGLSSWGRQGSGGGSNGSGGWGDWGKSSGGGDASKAWDSLDAGSSGSGQEQQLGSWGKQPGTAPESEGSGDSRNGLSHNRERSSSMDCTPLLPRQDLDPRVLSNMGWGQTPIRQHTVWEMEEANSDDGKSSSSSDTFEGSSSSSGPSSTDSSTVNPNTAANQRHESEGKRDSDGSLSWGGLPPQQVKTGSGWGDHPQSLNEAANGTTSGWGDSMPTNGPKNVGMTTWGSQDKSPTWDSDMTKSQSNNWGEGPRSSSHGWGTSNGGSNSSRDWGEPEIKNNGSPSSMWEGEGGNGGNSGWKENARGGNRGGVKLTSSVSNSTWGETSRANGPVQGTWGSSKPNESSSSSSTGSGGGGSIGSWGGPGSVKQNTSNWSNVNKQDQCLESTGWEEPSPPSVRRKMEIDDGTSTWGDPNASNKTVNMWDRNNPNGNQSNSGPPSIKNGGMIPPNNTNNNHSVSPGNNNHNNHHGHLMHHHSHHGNAPSHLQHHGNNYGSPNNCAPHQGAGPHGRPPIANPGWGELPNVQPKSEPAWGEPAAPTSAVDNGTSAWGKPPRGAGGWGGDGGHEPSGPYGRANGPSCKPGPKPMQDSWGSGGEEMGITTNQWDTEDGDMWNGPTMQESTSSCNSWGNGPKKGPSKVKMGNKPDETWIMNRLIKQLTDMGFPRDPAEEALKSNNMNLDQAMSALLEKKTDLDKRSVGMCDYSNSLNKPLVCRPSVLTKDHSDRNAFLDKDGVLSDDATPSPFLPSPSLKLPLASNSLTGQGLGPGHSGLGMQNLNNRQIPSGMFGSSGAAQSRAMQQPPQLPVPPLSSSQPSLRAQVPPFLSPQVQAQLLQFAAKNIGLNPALLTSPINPQQMTLLYQLQQLQMAYQRLQIQQQMMQAQRNVSGPIRQQEQQVARTITNMQQQIQQHQRQLYQALLMKQQQLPSHSTSFSSSSAGLHGPTGGSASGKSNLDPFTGPHQTSGLADTLHTKESLSSPNAYSTYSLSGLNPNMNVNCIEVGGLSLKEPPQPQSRLSQWTHSNAMDNLSGNTSNLENNLNKHGAISAASNLGPPGKPPQLEDSYSPYSLMSNSESPASPLVPPDSWGQGKNPNEKITNGTNINWPPEFCPGVPWKGLQNIDPENDPNMTPGSVPSGPTINTNIHDVNRYLLRDRNGGKLSDVKSTWSSGPISQNQGSLTHELWKVPQGPRGSTAPSRPPPGLTNTKPPSSTWGGNSLGLSQGWSGSYSSAEGTTWSTDSSNRTSSWLVLRNLTPQIDGSTLRTLCMQHGPLITFHLNLTQGNAVVRYSSKDEAAKAQKSLHMCVLGNTTILAEFAGEEEVNRFFAQGQSLASNNTTSWHANPGPNQNRMGGAAPSHSMGQWSSGGGKSSGGNLLWGGVPQYSSLWGPPSGDDARVMGSPTQINTLLPGDLLSGESM; this is encoded by the exons ACATATCCCTGCCGAGTGGCAATTGCTTTTTGGGAGCATCCTTGCAAGCTGACAGCGTTTCCCGTGCCAACAACAAGATTATTGAGAGAAGTGACACTAAAGCTTGGCCCTCCATTAGCCGCAGCAGTGACCCCAGCCATCCTGCAGCACCAGAATGCCCCTTGGGCTCAGCTAGTTTCAGCACAGACGTCAGCGCTGTCACTCCCACCAGTAGTACTTTTCTGAGTATGGCCACAGGTGCCACAGGCCAACCGGCCAACTACCAAACTCTTAAATCTAACAATAACATGATGACAGGACCTGGGTCAGCCAACACGTTATCTAGTAACAAAGGTTGGGGCTCAGACACTAAACAAGATGGAATTAATGGAGGGCGAGTAGGAACGCCTAATCACTGGGGTTCACCCGGTTTTAATTTAAATCTCAATCCCAATGCCAACCCATCAGCCTGGCCAGTTCTCGGTCATGAGGGGGGTGGTGTTATTGGCCCTAATGGGGTGTCCACCTCATCTCACCCACCAAGTAATGGGAATGGAAACCTTGGGAAAGGGGGTGTTGGAGGCGCAAATGCTTGTGGCGGAGGTTGGGTTAGCATGGTTGGTGCTAATGAAAATGAACAACAGCGGTCCTCAACGAACACAAGCTTGTCTTTCAATATGGAAACTAACCGGAACATGGATGGACCAAACCACAACAAGCAACAAGCTCAGGAGCCTATGAGCCCTATCCATGGCTTAACTGGCTGGGGAGGCCAGTCACCTACTGAATCATCTCAACTTAATGGAGACACAACAGGCAGCTCAGTATGGGGTAGTCCAGAAACCAAGGCAGTTGACTCCCCAAAGGACTCTGCCTGGGAGGCAGCTCCCTCTGCAGGCCTCTCTTCCTGGGGCCGCCAAGGTAGTGGTGGGGGGAGTAATGGAAGCGGTGGCTGGGGAGACTGGGGAAAATCCTCCGGCGGCGGAGATGCATCGAAGGCCTGGGACTCTCTTGATGCCGGCAGTTCGGGTTCTGGTCAAGAGCAACAGCTTGGCTCATGGGGTAAGCAACCTGGAACTGCTCCAGAAAGCGAGGGGAGTGGGGACAGCAGAAATGGCCTATCTCACAACAGAGAGAGGTCGTCAAGCATGGATTGTACCCCTCTGTTACCACGACAGGACTTGGACCCAAGAGTACTAAGTAACATGGGCTGGGGGCAGACTCCCATTCGACAGCACACAGTATGGGAGATGGAGGAGGCAAACTCTGATGATGGGAAAAGCAGCAGCAGCTCAGACACATTTGAAGGTTCCAGCTCTAGTAGTGGTCCTTCTTCCACAGATAGCAGTACCGTCAACCCCAATACTGCTGCTAATCAAAGGCATGAATCCGAAGGAAAACGTGACAGCGATGGATCTTTAAGTTGGGGAGGCCTTCCACCTCAGCAGGTCAAGACTGGATCTGGATGGGGTGATCACCCACAGTCACTGAACGAAGCAGCTAATGGCACCACCAGTGGCTGGGGAGACTCAATGCCAACCAATGGACCTAAAAATGTGGGCATGACAACTTGGGGCTCTCAGGACAAGTCCCCTACTTGGGACAGTGACATGACAAAAAGTCAGTCCAATAATTGGGGGGAGGGCCCACGTAGTAGCTCCCATGGTTGGGGCACTAGTAATGGGGGCTCCAACAGCTCGAGGGATTGGGGTGAACCAGAAATCAAGAACAATGGGTCCCCCAGCAGCATGTGGGAAGGTGAAGGAGGAAATGGAGGTAATAGTGGTTGGAAAGAAAATGCTAGAGGAGGAAACCGAGGAGGTGTTAAGCTAACTTCCTCTGTGAGCAACAGCACTTGGGGAGAGACCTCACGTGCCAATGGCCCAGTACAGGGCACCTGGGGCTCGTCTAAACCCAATGAAAGCAGCAGCAGTAGCAGCACTGGTAGTGGTGGAGGAGGTAGCATTGGTTCTTGGGGAGGTCCTGGGTCTGTGAAACAGAACACCTCCAATTGGAGCAATGTCAACAAACAGGACCAGTGCTTGGAGTCCACTGGTTGGGAAGAGCCCTCGCCACCCTCCGTCCGCAGAAAGATGGAGATTGATGATGGAACATCTACCTGGGGTGATCCTAACGCATCCAACAAGACTGTCAACATGTGGGATCGCAATAATCCTAATGGTAACCAAAGCAACAGTGGCCCGCCCTCCATTAAGAATGGTGGTATGATCCCACCCAACAATACCAACAACAATCATTCTGTCAGCCCTGGAAACAACAATCACAACAATCACCATGGTCATCTGATGCACCACCATTCTCACCATGGCAACGCACCAAGCCATTTGCAACACCACGGAAACAACTATGGCTCACCCAACAATTGTGCCCCGCACCAGGGTGCAGGCCCCCACGGTAGACCTCCTATTGCTAACCCAG GCTGGGGAGAGCTTCCCAACGTACAACCCAAGTCAGAGCCTGCTTGGGGAGAGCCTGCCGCTCCGACATCAGCTGTGGACAATGGCACCTCCGCCTGGGGTAAGCCTCCAAGGGGAGCTGGAGGATGGGGAGGAGATGGTGGACATGAGCCCTCCGGGCCTTATGGCAGGGCCAACGGACCCTCCTGCAAGCCTG GTCCAAAACCTATGCAAGACAGCTGGGGAAGCGGAGGCGAGGAAATGGGCATCACTACAAACCAGTGGGACACTGAGGACGGGGACATGTGGAATGGCCCCACCATGCAAGAGAGCACTTCTTCTTGCAATTCTTGGGGCAATGGACCCAAGAAGGGCCCGAGCAAG GTGAAGATGGGTAACAAGCCGGATGAGACATGGATCATGAACCGTCTTATCAAGCAGCTCACTGACATGGGCTTTCCA AGAGACCCTGCTGAGGAGGCTTTGAAGAGCAACAACATGAATCTTGACCAGGCCATGA GTGCTCTGCTAGAGAAGAAAACTGACTTGGACAAGCGTAGTGTAGGCATGTGTGATTACAGCAACAGCCTGAACAAGCCTCTGGTGTGTCGACCATCTGTGCTCACTAAAGATCACTCTGACCGCAACGCCTTTCTTGACAAG GATGGTGTTCTGTCCGATGATGCCACCCCATCACCGTTTCTGCCTTCCCCCAGCCTGAAGCTCCCCTTGGCCAGCAATAGCCTTACTGGGCAGGGTCTGGGACCGGGCCACTCGGGGCTGGGGATGCAAAACTTGAACAATAGACAG ATACCCAGTGGAATGTTTGGCAGCAGTGGGGCAGCACAAAGTCGGGCCATGCAGCAGCCTCCTCAGCTACCAGTGCCACCTCTCAGCTCCTCCCAGCCTAGTTTACGTGCTCAAGTGCCTCCGTTTCTCTCCCCTCAG GTCCAAGCACAGCTCTTGCAATTTGCAGCAAAAAACATTGGTCTGAACCCTGCACTTTTAACCTCGCCAATAAACCCTCAACAAATGACCCTGTTGTATCAACTTCAGCAACTGCAAATG GCATACCAGCGTTTACAAATCCAGCAGCAGATGATGCAGGCGCAACGCAACGTTTCCGGCCCCATTCGACAACAAGAGCAGCAA GTCGCACGCACAATCACCAACATGCAGCAGCAGATCCAGCAGCACCAGCGTCAGCTCTACCAGGCGCTGCTGATGAAGCAGCAGCAGCTTCCCTCCCATTCCACCTCCTTTTCTTCCTCTTCCGCTGGTCTGCACGGCCCCACTGGAGGCTCCGCATCCGGCAAATCAAACCTGGATCCTTTCACAGGCCCACATCAGACCTCGGGCCTGGCCGACACACTGCACACCAAAGAGTCGCTGTCCTCACCCAATGCCTACAGCACCTACTCTCTTT CTGGACTCAATCCAAACATGAATGTAAACTGCATCGAGGTCGGAGGTCTGTCGCTAAAAGAACCCCCACAGCCCCAATCCCGCTTGTCCCAGTGGACACACTCCAACGCCATGGACAACCTCAGTGGCAACACCTCAAACTTGGAGAACAACCTCAACAAACACG GTGCCATATCTGCTGCCTCAAATCTAGGGCCCCCTGGGAAACCTCCCCAGTTGGAGGACTCCTACAGTCCATACAGTCTGATGTCCAATTCAGAGTCGCCTGCCAGCCCTTTGGTGCCCCCAGACAGCTGGGGCCAAGGAAAGAACCCTAATGAAAAGATCACCAACGGGACCAACATTAACTGGCCCCCAG AATTTTGCCCAGGTGTGCCATGGAAGGGCCTCCAGAACATTGACCCAGAGAACGACCCTAACATGACGCCCGGCAGCGTCCCCAGCGGTCCCACGATCAACACCAACATCCACGATGTTAACAGATACCTGCTGCGTGACAGAAATGGAG GTAAACTGTCGGATGTGAAATCCACCTGGTCCTCGGGACCTATCTCCCAGAACCAAGGCTCTCTGACCCACGAGCTGTGGAAAGTCCCTCAAGGCCCACGCGGCTCCACAGCCCCATCTCGTCCTCCGCCAGGCCTCACCAACACCAAGCCGCCATCTTCCACGTGGGGGGGGAACTCACTGGGCCTCTCACAAGGCTGGAGTGGCTCCTACTCCTCTG CAGAGGGAACTACCTGGAGTACAGACAGCTCCAACAGGACCAGCAGCTGGCTGGTGCTCAGGAATCTCACACCTCAA ATCGACGGCTCCACTCTGCGGACTCTGTGCATGCAGCACGGCCCCTTGATCACATTCCACCTCAACCTGACCCAAGGGAACGCGGTGGTGCGCTACAGCTCCAAGGACGAGGCCGCCAAAGCCCAGAAG